In a single window of the Ramlibacter agri genome:
- a CDS encoding HAMP domain-containing protein, with the protein MEVLAKLPATDHRDGGDLKLVLKALSAFRRGEQGVTLPTEWDGVFGKIAAEFNDLSSQSSRTHSRLKGLANGPHAGARAGRRLGDEKLTGFWQENVASVNNLLDDVEGSAERTRTLLAALTELKKGNLQTELPHDWTGLFGKVADAFNDVVAENVRMSQELARLSRVVGKEGKLKERAAMPSAGGFWRDSAESINSLISDLVHPTSEVARVIGAVAQGDLSKSMALEADGRALEGEFLRTAMTINKMVQQLGTFSAEVTRVAREVGTEGKLGGQAEVQGVAGTWKDLTDSVNSMAGNLTAQVRNIAEVTKAVAAGDLSKKITVDVKGEILELKNTINTMVDQLRSFASEVTRVAREVGTEGKLGGQADVQGVAGTWKDLTESVNFMAGNLTSQVRNIADVTKAVAAGDLSKKITVDVKGEILELKNTINTMVDQLRSFASEVTRVAREVGTEGKLGGQADVQGVAGTWKDLTDSVNSMAGNLTAQVRNIADVTKAVAAGDLSKKITVDVKGEILELKNTINTMVDQLRSFASEVTRVAREVGTEGKLGGQADVQGVAGTWKDLTDSVNSMAGNLTAQVRNIAEVTTAVAAGDLSKKITVEVKGEILELKNTINIMVDQLSSFASEVTRVAREVGTEGKLGGQADVQGVAGTWKDLTESVNFMAGNLTSQVRNIADVTKAVAAGDLSKKITVDVKGEISELKITINTMVDQLSSFASEVTRVAREVGNEGKLGGQADVQGVAGTWKDLTDSVNSMAGNLTAQVRNIADVTKAVAAGDLTKKITVDVKGEILELKNTINTMVDQLRSFASEVTRVAREVGTEGKLGGQADVQGVAGTWKDLTDNVNFMAGNLTSQVRNIADVTKAVAAGDLSKKITVDVKGEILELKNTINTMVDQLRSFASEVTRVAREVGTEGKLGGQADVQGVAGTWKDLTDSVNSMAGNLTAQVRNIAEVTTAVAAGDLSKKITVDVKGEILELKNTINTMVDQLRSFASEVTRVAREVGTEGKLGGQAYVQGVAGTWKDLTDNVNFMAGNLTSQVRNIADVTKAVAAGDLSKKITVDVKGEILELKNTINTMVDQLSSFASEVTRVAREVGTEGKLGGQAYVQGVAGTWKDLTDNVNFMAGNLTSQVRGIAKVVTAVANGDLEQKLTVEAKGEIASLADTINSMTDTLATFADQVTTVAREVGVEGKLGGQAKVPGAAGTWKGLTENVNQLAANLTTQVRAIAEVATAVTQGDLTRSITVEAQGEVAALKDTINEMISNLRDTTQVNTEQDWLKTNLAKFSRMLQGQRDLVAVGHLILSELAPVVGAQQAEFYVLRYTQEQPKLRLMASYASDGHGAYGKEIDLGQGLVGQAAFDKKKIMLTSSFPESLKIASGLTESTPLNVLVLPIIFEGQVRGVIELASVERFNPTHQAFLDQLTESIGIVINTIEANMRTEDLLAQSQSLAQELQSRQEELQQTNEELQEKARLLAHQNQEVERKNAEVEQARQALEEKAKQLALTSKYKSEFLANMSHELRTPLNSLLILSDQLCKNPEGNLTPKQVEFAKTIHSSGNDLLMLINDILDLSKIESGTVVVDVNELRLSDLQLYVERTFRHVAEAKNVDFTVRTGLNLPGSMVTDAKRLQQILKNLLSNAFKFTHQGHVTLTLEEVFAGWNPENEDLNRAQQVIAFSVSDTGIGISPDKQQIIFEAFQQADGSTSRKYGGTGLGLAISRELSKLLGGEIRLISAPGQGSTFTLYLPLVYMATRTARRVTTDYRTEQTVASQPKRLAPPQPVQEVEDQSVDIPTEAEDLLAADNLANDDRDNIQQGDLVLLIVENDLAFARFLLDAARSKGFKGLVSTAGAGALTLANQHKPSAVTLDMHLPDMAGWRVLDRIKHDLSLRHVPVCVISTDDSKDRAFQSGALAFVEKPIRSKEVLDAMLEKLHGYVSRAEKSLLVALDDRDVRNELLAQIEGEQVDVTVVASAQQLQQALDDGRFDAVVLEDGFAGADQRDLRRGIAAQASIGPVPLVLYRGPGSRNGWHSDDGITVHEVESGAPLFDATLIALHRSLARLPEVKRNVIDNVYESTKPLAGKRVLIVDDDMRNIFALATVLEEHGMDIVWADNGREAINRVANDPGIQVVLMDIMMPEMDGMATMKEIRKLPQGRNLPMIAVTAKAMKGDREKCIEAGAWDYLAKPVNTPDLLAVLRAWLQQ; encoded by the coding sequence ATGGAAGTTCTGGCGAAGCTGCCCGCCACGGACCACCGCGATGGTGGTGACCTGAAACTCGTTCTGAAGGCGCTGTCGGCCTTCCGCCGTGGCGAGCAGGGCGTCACGCTGCCGACCGAATGGGACGGCGTCTTCGGCAAGATCGCCGCCGAGTTCAACGATCTCTCGTCCCAGTCCTCGCGCACCCACTCCCGCCTGAAGGGCCTCGCGAACGGGCCGCATGCCGGAGCCCGCGCCGGCCGCCGGCTCGGTGACGAGAAGCTCACCGGCTTCTGGCAGGAGAACGTCGCCAGCGTCAACAACCTGCTGGACGACGTGGAGGGCTCGGCGGAGCGCACCCGCACGCTGCTGGCGGCGCTGACGGAACTGAAGAAGGGCAACCTCCAGACCGAACTGCCGCACGACTGGACCGGCCTGTTCGGCAAGGTCGCCGATGCCTTCAACGACGTCGTCGCCGAGAACGTGCGCATGTCGCAGGAACTGGCGCGGCTGTCGCGCGTGGTCGGCAAGGAAGGCAAGCTGAAGGAGCGCGCCGCCATGCCCAGCGCCGGCGGCTTCTGGCGCGACTCGGCGGAATCGATCAACTCGCTGATCTCGGACCTGGTGCACCCCACGTCCGAAGTGGCGCGCGTGATCGGCGCCGTGGCCCAGGGCGACCTGTCCAAGTCCATGGCTCTCGAGGCCGATGGCCGGGCACTGGAAGGCGAGTTCCTGCGCACCGCGATGACCATCAACAAGATGGTGCAGCAGCTGGGGACCTTCTCCGCCGAAGTGACGCGCGTGGCGCGCGAGGTGGGCACCGAGGGCAAGCTGGGCGGCCAGGCGGAAGTGCAGGGCGTGGCCGGCACCTGGAAGGACCTGACCGACTCCGTGAACTCCATGGCCGGCAACCTGACGGCGCAGGTGCGGAACATCGCGGAGGTGACCAAGGCCGTGGCGGCCGGCGACCTCTCGAAGAAGATCACCGTGGACGTGAAGGGTGAAATCCTCGAACTGAAGAACACCATCAACACCATGGTGGACCAGCTGCGCTCCTTCGCATCGGAAGTGACGCGGGTGGCGCGCGAAGTGGGCACCGAAGGCAAGCTCGGTGGCCAGGCCGACGTGCAGGGCGTGGCCGGCACCTGGAAGGACCTGACCGAGTCGGTGAACTTCATGGCCGGCAACCTCACGTCGCAGGTGCGGAACATTGCCGACGTGACGAAGGCGGTGGCCGCCGGTGACCTGTCGAAGAAGATCACCGTGGACGTGAAGGGCGAAATCCTGGAGCTGAAGAACACCATCAACACGATGGTGGACCAGCTGCGAAGCTTTGCGTCGGAAGTGACGCGCGTGGCGCGTGAAGTGGGTACCGAAGGCAAGCTCGGTGGCCAGGCCGACGTGCAAGGCGTGGCTGGCACCTGGAAGGACCTGACCGATTCGGTGAACTCGATGGCCGGCAACCTGACGGCGCAGGTGCGGAACATCGCGGACGTGACGAAGGCGGTGGCCGCCGGTGACCTGTCCAAGAAGATCACGGTGGACGTGAAGGGCGAAATCCTGGAGCTGAAGAACACCATCAACACGATGGTGGACCAGTTGCGATCCTTCGCCTCGGAAGTGACGCGCGTGGCGCGCGAGGTGGGCACCGAAGGCAAGCTCGGTGGCCAGGCCGACGTGCAGGGCGTGGCGGGTACCTGGAAGGACCTGACCGACTCCGTGAACTCGATGGCCGGCAACCTGACGGCGCAGGTGCGGAACATCGCGGAAGTGACGACCGCCGTGGCGGCCGGCGACCTGTCCAAGAAGATCACCGTGGAGGTGAAGGGCGAAATCCTGGAGCTGAAGAACACCATCAACATCATGGTGGACCAGCTGTCCTCCTTCGCTTCCGAAGTGACGCGGGTGGCCCGGGAAGTGGGCACCGAAGGCAAGCTCGGTGGCCAGGCCGACGTGCAGGGCGTGGCCGGCACCTGGAAGGACCTGACCGAGTCGGTGAACTTCATGGCCGGCAACCTGACGTCGCAGGTGCGGAACATCGCCGACGTGACCAAGGCCGTGGCGGCCGGTGACCTGTCGAAGAAGATCACCGTGGACGTGAAGGGCGAGATCTCCGAGCTGAAGATCACGATCAACACGATGGTGGACCAGCTGTCCTCGTTCGCCTCGGAAGTGACGCGGGTGGCGCGGGAAGTGGGTAACGAAGGCAAGCTCGGTGGCCAGGCCGATGTGCAAGGCGTGGCCGGCACGTGGAAGGACCTCACCGACTCCGTGAACTCGATGGCCGGCAACCTGACGGCGCAGGTGCGGAACATCGCCGACGTGACGAAGGCGGTGGCCGCCGGTGACCTCACCAAGAAGATCACGGTGGACGTGAAGGGTGAGATTCTCGAACTGAAGAACACCATCAACACGATGGTGGACCAGCTGCGGTCCTTCGCCTCGGAAGTGACGCGCGTGGCGCGCGAGGTGGGCACCGAAGGCAAGCTGGGTGGCCAGGCCGACGTGCAGGGCGTGGCCGGCACCTGGAAGGACCTGACGGACAACGTGAACTTCATGGCCGGCAACCTCACCTCGCAGGTGCGGAACATTGCCGACGTGACGAAGGCCGTGGCTGCCGGTGACCTCTCGAAGAAGATCACCGTGGACGTGAAGGGTGAGATTCTCGAACTGAAGAACACCATCAACACGATGGTGGACCAGCTGCGGTCCTTCGCCTCGGAAGTGACGCGCGTGGCGCGCGAAGTGGGTACCGAAGGCAAGCTGGGCGGCCAGGCCGATGTGCAAGGCGTGGCGGGTACCTGGAAAGACCTGACCGATTCGGTGAACTCCATGGCCGGCAACCTGACGGCGCAGGTGCGGAATATCGCGGAGGTGACGACTGCCGTGGCCGCGGGCGACCTGTCCAAAAAGATCACCGTGGACGTGAAGGGTGAAATTCTCGAACTGAAGAACACCATCAACACGATGGTGGACCAGCTGCGCAGCTTTGCGTCGGAAGTGACGCGGGTGGCGCGTGAAGTGGGTACCGAGGGCAAGCTGGGCGGCCAGGCCTACGTGCAGGGCGTGGCCGGCACCTGGAAGGACCTCACGGACAACGTGAACTTCATGGCCGGCAACCTGACCTCGCAGGTGCGGAACATCGCCGACGTGACGAAGGCCGTGGCCGCCGGCGACCTGTCCAAGAAGATCACGGTGGACGTGAAGGGCGAGATCCTGGAGCTGAAGAACACCATCAACACGATGGTGGACCAGCTCTCCTCGTTCGCCTCGGAAGTGACCCGCGTGGCGCGCGAAGTGGGCACCGAAGGCAAGCTGGGCGGCCAGGCCTACGTGCAGGGCGTGGCCGGCACCTGGAAGGACCTCACCGACAACGTGAACTTCATGGCCGGCAACCTGACCTCGCAGGTGCGCGGCATCGCCAAGGTGGTGACCGCGGTGGCCAACGGCGACCTCGAACAGAAGCTGACGGTGGAAGCCAAGGGCGAGATCGCCTCGCTGGCCGACACCATCAACTCCATGACCGACACGCTGGCCACCTTCGCCGACCAGGTGACGACCGTGGCGCGCGAAGTGGGCGTGGAAGGCAAGCTAGGCGGCCAGGCCAAGGTGCCGGGCGCCGCTGGCACCTGGAAGGGCCTGACGGAAAACGTGAACCAGCTGGCCGCCAACCTCACCACCCAGGTGCGGGCCATTGCCGAAGTGGCGACCGCCGTGACGCAGGGGGACCTGACGCGGTCCATCACCGTGGAAGCGCAGGGCGAAGTGGCGGCGCTGAAGGACACCATCAACGAGATGATCAGCAACCTGCGCGACACCACGCAGGTGAACACCGAGCAGGACTGGCTGAAGACCAACCTGGCCAAGTTCTCGCGGATGCTGCAGGGCCAGCGCGACCTGGTCGCCGTGGGCCACCTGATCCTGTCCGAGCTGGCGCCGGTGGTCGGCGCGCAGCAGGCCGAGTTCTACGTGCTGCGCTACACGCAGGAGCAGCCCAAGCTGCGCCTGATGGCGTCCTATGCCTCCGACGGCCACGGCGCCTACGGCAAGGAGATCGACCTCGGCCAGGGCCTCGTCGGCCAGGCCGCGTTCGACAAGAAGAAGATCATGCTGACCTCCAGCTTCCCGGAGAGCCTGAAGATCGCCTCCGGCCTGACGGAGTCGACGCCGCTCAACGTGCTGGTGCTGCCGATCATCTTCGAAGGGCAGGTGCGCGGCGTGATCGAACTGGCGAGCGTCGAGCGCTTCAACCCGACCCACCAGGCCTTCCTCGACCAGCTGACGGAATCGATCGGCATCGTGATCAACACGATCGAGGCCAACATGCGGACCGAGGACCTGCTGGCCCAGTCGCAGTCCCTCGCGCAGGAACTGCAAAGCCGCCAGGAAGAACTGCAGCAGACCAACGAGGAGCTGCAGGAAAAGGCGCGGCTGCTGGCCCACCAGAACCAGGAGGTGGAGCGCAAGAACGCCGAAGTGGAGCAAGCGCGGCAGGCCCTGGAAGAAAAGGCCAAGCAGCTGGCCCTGACCTCCAAGTACAAGTCCGAGTTCCTGGCCAACATGTCGCACGAGCTGCGCACGCCGCTGAACTCGCTGCTGATCCTGTCCGACCAGCTTTGCAAGAACCCGGAAGGCAACCTCACGCCCAAGCAGGTGGAGTTCGCCAAGACGATCCATTCGTCCGGCAACGACCTGCTGATGCTGATCAACGACATCCTGGACCTGTCCAAGATCGAGTCCGGCACGGTGGTGGTGGACGTCAACGAGCTGCGCCTGTCGGACCTGCAGCTGTACGTGGAGCGCACCTTCCGCCACGTGGCCGAGGCGAAGAACGTGGACTTCACGGTCCGCACCGGCCTGAACCTGCCGGGATCGATGGTCACCGACGCGAAGCGCCTGCAGCAGATCCTGAAGAACCTGCTGTCCAACGCCTTCAAGTTCACGCACCAGGGCCACGTCACCTTGACCCTGGAGGAAGTGTTCGCCGGCTGGAACCCCGAGAACGAGGACCTCAACCGCGCCCAGCAGGTGATCGCCTTCTCGGTGTCGGATACCGGCATCGGCATTTCGCCGGACAAGCAGCAGATCATCTTCGAGGCCTTCCAGCAGGCCGACGGCTCCACCAGCCGCAAGTACGGCGGCACGGGCCTGGGCCTCGCCATCAGCCGCGAGCTGTCCAAGCTGCTGGGTGGCGAGATCCGCCTGATCTCCGCGCCGGGGCAGGGCTCCACTTTCACGCTGTACCTGCCGCTGGTCTACATGGCCACGCGCACGGCGCGCCGGGTCACCACCGACTACCGCACCGAGCAGACGGTGGCCTCGCAGCCCAAGCGGCTGGCGCCTCCGCAGCCGGTGCAGGAAGTCGAGGACCAGTCGGTCGACATTCCGACCGAGGCGGAGGACCTGCTGGCCGCCGACAACCTGGCCAACGACGACCGCGACAACATCCAGCAGGGCGACCTGGTGCTGCTGATCGTGGAGAACGACCTGGCCTTCGCCCGCTTCCTGCTGGATGCGGCGCGCAGCAAGGGCTTCAAGGGCCTGGTCAGCACCGCCGGCGCCGGCGCGCTGACCCTGGCCAACCAGCACAAGCCTTCGGCCGTCACGCTGGACATGCACCTGCCGGACATGGCCGGCTGGCGCGTGCTGGACCGCATCAAGCACGACCTGTCGCTGCGCCACGTGCCCGTGTGCGTGATCTCCACCGACGACTCCAAGGACCGGGCCTTCCAGTCCGGCGCCCTGGCCTTCGTCGAGAAGCCGATCCGCTCCAAGGAGGTGCTGGATGCGATGCTGGAGAAGCTGCACGGCTACGTCTCGCGCGCCGAAAAGAGCCTGCTGGTCGCGCTGGACGACCGCGACGTGCGCAACGAACTGCTGGCGCAGATCGAGGGCGAGCAGGTCGACGTGACGGTGGTGGCCAGCGCACAGCAACTGCAACAGGCGCTGGACGACGGCCGCTTCGACGCGGTGGTGCTGGAGGACGGCTTCGCCGGCGCCGACCAGCGCGACCTGCGGCGCGGCATCGCCGCCCAGGCCAGCATCGGGCCGGTGCCGCTGGTCCTGTACCGCGGCCCGGGCAGCCGCAACGGCTGGCACTCCGACGACGGCATCACGGTGCACGAGGTGGAAAGCGGCGCGCCGCTGTTCGACGCCACGCTGATCGCGCTGCACCGCAGCCTGGCGCGGCTGCCGGAGGTGAAGCGCAACGTGATCGACAACGTCTACGAATCCACCAAGCCGCTGGCCGGCAAGCGGGTGCTGATCGTGGACGACGACATGCGCAACATCTTCGCGCTGGCCACCGTGCTGGAGGAGCACGGCATGGACATCGTCTGGGCCGACAATGGCCGGGAGGCGATCAACCGGGTGGCCAACGACCCCGGCATCCAGGTGGTGCTGATGGACATCATGATGCCGGAGATGGACGGCATGGCGACCATGAAGGAGATCCGCAAGCTCCCGCAGGGCCGCAACCTGCCTATGATTGCGGTCACGGCCAAGGCCATGAAGGGCGACCGCGAGAAGTGCATCGAGGCAGGCGCCTGGGACTACCTCGCCAAGCCGGTGAACACGCCGGACCTGCTGGCGGTCCTGCGCGCCTGGCTCCAGCAATAG